A segment of the Nitrosopumilus sp. genome:
GCAAGACTCTCTGCATCTTTGGATGGATGGAAAATGGCAGAGTAATAATCAGGGAAATCGGGACTTCGAAAAAATTACCTTATCTCTACATGGCAAGTAAAAAACCATATGTCAAGCCATTTCAGGATCTCCTAAAAATCAACTACGATGTATTGCTAATCACACTTGATCAAAAGTCTGCAAGAATACAAAAATTTCATGGCAATCAGATTACGCAAGAGTCAAAACTTCGAATTGACTTGCAGGGAAGACACAAGAAGGGAGGACAGAGTCAGGGGAGATTTTTGCGGGCCAGGCAGACCAAAATCCATGTTTTCTTTAAGAAAATTGCCAACAAGGCAAGGATCATGGATTCGAATTCTGAGATTATTCTTTTGGGTGGTACAGGCCATGCAAAAACGGAATTCTACGACGAACTCAATTCTGAATTGATGAAGAAATGTAGATTCGTAGAGGATCTGTCATTTTCAACTTCTGTACAAGATGTTCACAAAAAAATAATTCATCATTTGTATCTGTATAGGAGAAAATATGTTGCAGAATTAATTGAGAAGTATGATCAACTATTCAAGACAGGACTGACTGCCAAGAGAAACAATGTGATCTACAAGGCATTGGAAATTGGGGCTGTGGATACACTAATTGTTTCTGCAAACTATCGTGCCAACTCAAAGTTCAAGAACATAGTGAAGATGCTTGAGATTGCAGAAAACACATCATGCAAAATTGAATTTGCCTCCTCTCCAAAAATCATTGAGCGATTAAAAATCAATAACTCCGTCATGGCTTTGCTTCGATACAAAATAAAATAATTCATCTTATTTCAAATTCTACTTGCCATGTCGCTGATGACGAATTGAGTTTAAACTTACTCTTGTCGCTGAATTTGATGTGGTAAAACTATTCTCCCAACTTCTCTAAAATTTCTGTAAATTTCCATGGACCGCATTGTGCATCTGGGGATTCGTTTCTTAGCAATCCTTCCTTGTTTAGGATGTTTACTATGTGTGCAGAAAAAGGTAATACCCCAGTAGCTCCTGGTGAATTATAATTTAAAATATGAAATGACATTTCATCATTTTCCAAAATTACATCTGGTACAAATTTACCATTCTCATTTATCACTGATGATCTTATTCCTGCAGTTCCCCTTTTGATAATTTTATCTGCATCTATGACGGGCAAGAATCGCTTTACCCTGTTGATCATTTTTGACTTTGAAACTGATGACTGTATCTCGTTAATCGCCATCTCCTGAAATTGCCTGTCCAGAATTGCCTTTCTTGCACCCGAACCTAACATTTCTAGTATCTTTGGCACAAATTTCTTTATGTTTTCTGATTTACCGTATCCATACGGACTAAACACCGGAACCGCATTGGGTCCCACCTCACAGCTTCCGTCTACCCTGATGATCCAATGCGGATCTAAAAATGGATAATCTGGAAATTCAGGAACTGAATACACGCTTGTCTTTGTCAGGTTGTTGTATTTTTTAGGGACTTTCCAATATTCTCCTCTAAAATGCACATCCGTGAGATTTTTTGCGATTCCTGCTTCATGGGCAATATCTATGGCTTCTCCTCCTGCTGCATTGATCAAAAATTTTGCATATATCTCACGACCATCGCTTAACGTGATGGACCACTGGTCCTTCTCTTTTCTTATTTTACTTACTCTGGAATTTAACAGAAAACTTGTACCGTTTTCTTTACTGTCTTTCATTATGGAATGAGTAAGTATGGAGTAGTTTGTTGAGGCATCTTTGTAAACGTGTAGGGCGGCTTGGCATTTTATTTCGGGTTCTATCTTTTTCATTTCTTCACTGCTCATCAGTTTGATGTCGCTGTCACTCAGACCGTTTTGCTTTCCCCATCTGAGATATTTTTCAAGAACGTCAACGCCTTTTTGATCTAATGCAACTTCGATTACCCCGTCTTTTTTAAACGGCAAGTCTCTCAATTTTACATACTTTTCCCACATTTCATAACCGTGGAACGCAGCTTTTGCAAACAACTTTTTCTTTTCGGGATTGTATAGATATGGGGCATGAACTTTTCCCGTGTTTCTTCCGCTTGTGTGAAATGCAACTTTGTTAGCTTGCTCAACCACTGCTATTTTCATTGATTTGTTTAGAAACGACAGAAAGTATGAGATTGAAGTTCCAAGTATGCCTCCTCCGATTATCAATATGTCAAAATTATTTGCCAGTTGATTTCACTCTTAATTCATCTTGGTTGATAATAAATTACATTTGTCACAATCAAGATTAATATCTGATAAAATTCCAACTCTACACATGCTACCTGACAAGTGTTCTGTAACTGAGGAAGGAAAGCAATGTGTAAATCCTCCTGAATTCATCGTATCTATTGTTTCAGGCAATGATGAATACATGGTAGGATTGACATGCCAAAAACACAAGCATATAGTATCTGGAAAAATTGGAATTTTGCAAAATAAGGGCAAAATACATGATGGAAAAGTTAGTTTTTCGCCTGTAAAAGCAGTCGGAACTGATTGTGTACATGGAGATGCTGATGACTTTGTTCAAATAGATATGACTCATCCAAAAAACTGAAATATTTCTATTTTTGACTGTCTATGTTGCTTTTTGAAATATTGTCAGATTTGGTCAAGATTGATGACGTGTTACTTATCATAAAAAATGATGCTGCTATAAGTGAGATCAGAAGTAACTCTATGAGTATCAGACAAAAAGAAAAGTGGGTAACGATAGGTGACAATGACGGTCCGGGACACATGCATATCAATTCTGAATTAATTCAATCTGCAGAATTTGTCCAAGAACAAAAACCGGAACGCGTAAGTTTTAGCATCAGATTCTATGATAAAGATGACAATCGGATTCTTGCCACATTTTTTACAAAAATGTATGACGAAGACAAAAAACTGATTCCTTCAAGAAAGGTGGTCTATGATCAGTTGAGCCAAAAACATGGTTCTAAAATTCAATTTTAAAAAAAACCCTATCTGAAAAAGATAAGGAGAAAAAATATTATTCTTCAGACTCTTTTTCTTTCTTCTCTTTTTCAGACTGTAGTTTAGCTAATTCTAATTCTTCGTTAGTATGTTTGAATTTCTTCATTCTGACTTTAGTTTATAATTATGATATAAAAACTGCACATTTTACAGGTTATGGACTATGCGTGAGAATCAGTATCCTACTGAATATGCAGGTTTTTTACCATTCATGCCGAGATTCAAATTTTTTACGGCAATTTCGGCCATCTTTCTCCTTGTCTCTTCTGTGGAACTGCCTATGTGCGGTGCCAGTATCACGTTTGACAATTTGACCAGCGGGTGATTGCTCTTAATTGGCTCTGTCTCAAATACGTCCAATCCTGCCCCCGAGATCATCTTTTTCTTTAACGCTTCAACAAGATCCTTCTCGTTGATCACTTTTCCCCTTGACGTGTTGATCAGATACGCAGATTCTTTCATTTTTTTAAAAACCTTCATCCCAAACATCCTGTCTGTCTCTGCTGTATGGGGCACGTGAATAGAAATAAAGTCGCTTTGTGAAATCAATTTTTCAAACGACACGTATTGGGCATTCAGAATTTTTTCTTTGGTCTTTGAAACATGTTTTCTGTTGTGATATGTAATTTTCATATCGAATGCCTTTGCCCTCTTTGCAAGCATCTCACCAATCCTTCCCAATCCTAAAATCCCAAGGGTTTTGTCCTTTAGGTCTACCCCCACGTAGTCAAAGGCACCATACACTTCTTTCCATTTTCCGTTACGAATGATTCTGTCACCTTCTGAAACCCTTCTTGAAATATCAAGCAGTAATGAGAATGCCAGATTGGCTGTGGCATCAGTTAGTACTTCTGGAGTATATCCCACACGTATTTTCTTTTTCTTGGCATGTACTGTGTCTATGTGATCAAAACCTACGCTATAGGTGCTTATTATTTTAAGATTTTTTGCAGATTCAATTCCTTCCTTGTCTATTTTGTCGTATGGAAAACAAATGAGCCCGTCTATCTCTTTGATCTTTGAATGCAACTTGGTCTGCGGAATTGGGATTTTTCCAGAATGAACTTCAACATCGTATCTTTTTCTTAACTGTTTCAGTACAAAGTCGTGCAAAGCCCTTGTAAGAAACACCTTCTTTTTCATTACTCTTATGATTCGTCTCAAACCATTTATACGATTTCTTTGTAAATTCTTTATGTCTGCTGAAACTCAAGACGAAGAAGAATTTGCCATTTGCGTGGAATGCGGTAACTCCATTGAAAAATGCGGTTGCGTGTGTCCATACTGCGGTGAGCGTGACAAATGTGAGTGTGCCTTGTTTGATGCAGCTACTGGTGGTTAAGCAAAATTAACCATAATACTATTAACATTCAGGAAACGTGTAATTTCTTATGAGTTCTGTTGATTTCACTTGGCTAATAGGTGGTCCGCAAGGAAGCGGGGTAGAGTCTGGTGCCAACATATTCTCAAAGGTTTGCGCGGAGATGGGCTATCAGGTGTTTGGGAAAAGAGAATTCTATTCCAACATAAAGGGAGAGCACAGCTATTTCACGGTCAGGATTGCAAATAAGAAAATCCATTCAAACGTAAATGATGTCACGTTGATGACGTCATTTGACGCCGAAACTATCTTTCGTCACTATGATGAGGTAATGTCTGGAGGGGGAATCATTTATGATTCTGATCTGGAGGATACAAAAACTGATTCTGTACGAACGCTTGACGCCCCGTTCAAGGAAAGACTACACAAAGAGCTGGAATCAAAAAACAAGCCGTTTACAATTACTGGGGTTTTGGACATTGCAAAAGAAAACGGCGTCAAGCTGTTTCCAGTATCTTTCAAGTCCATTCTTGAGGCCCTTTCAGAAGAAACAGAAAATCCCCGTCTAAAGGGACTGGTCAGGATGTTCAATGTGATTGGAGTGTCCCTGTCTTTGGGACTGGTCAAGATGCCTCCTGACACATTGCAAAAGACGATAGGATCAATATTTTCAAGAAAGCCTGAGGTTGCAAAAATCAACCAGCAGACTGCAAACTATTCTTATAATTACGCCACTGCAAAATTTGAAATCTTTAACCATGCATTACTCAGGACAGAAAAAGAACCTGAGACCCTCCTGGTACAGGGGTTCCATGGAACTGCACTGGGAAAAATTGCATGCGGTTGCAGGTTCCAGCCATATTATCCAATCACTCCTGCGTCTGATGAATCCGTTTTCCTTGAAACAAATGAGCTCTTGGATGTCATAGATGAGCGTCCAGGATCCGTTGCAGTAATTCAGACAGAAGATGAAATTTGCGCGATGGGAATGACTATTGGAGGGGCATTGACTGGAACCCGTTCTTCCACATGTACATCTGGCCCTGGATTTGCCTTGATGACTGAGATGCTGGGATGGGCCGGAATGAACGAAGTACCTGTGGTCATTACCAATTATCAGCGAAGCGGACCGTCAACTGGTCTTCCTACAAGACATGGTCAGGATGATCTGCTTTTTTCCGTACATGCTGGACATGGAGACTTTCCAAAAATTGTTTATGCCTCTGGGGAAATTGAAGAGAGCTTCTATGATACGGGTAACTGCTTTAACTATGCTGATGTCTTTCAGGTTCCTGTAATCCACCTGATGGACAAGTTTCATGCAAGCTCAGTTATCACATGCAAGAGATTTGATCCTCATAAGATATCCGTTAACAGGGGCAAGCTCTTGGAAAAAGTAGATGATGATTACAGGCGGTTTGAATTTACTGATGATGGGATATCTCCACGATCCAGACTGGGAATGGATAATGGAATATTTTGGAATACCGGTGACGAGTCTGATGAAACAGGTCACATTACCGAAGATCCAATTTTACGCGTTAAGATGATGGACAAGCGAATGTCCCGTCTGGATTTGATTCTAAAGAGCATTCCCAAGGTGGAACAGGCTATATCTTTTGGAGTAGAGGAGTATTCCATTATCTCATGGGGTTCCACGATCGGTCCAGTTCTTGATGCGATTGATCTGCTAAAGAAAGAGGGAATCTCAATTGGACTGGTTCAGTTGAAGCTGCTGCATCCTTTTCCAAGCGAATACGTCTCTTCGCTGCTAAAAGATGCCACTACCATAATTGACATTGAGGCAAATCATTCCGGACAGATGGGAAAACTGTTTAAGCAAAATGTGGGACGTGATATCGACTACTTCATCTTAAAATACAGTGGTCGTGCGATGACTTGTACTGAAGTTTATGATTCACTTAAGAAAATTGTTCAGAAAAAAGCAGACAAAAGAGAGGTTCTAATGCATGGCGCTTAAGCTGGCTGACTACAAAACAGATGTCCATAATGATTGGTGTCCTGGTTGTGGGGATTTTGGAATAGTCAATGCAATTCAGATGGCATTAGCTGAGATGGGAATTCAGCGAGACAAGGCCGCGATGTTTTCCGGCATCGGATGCTCTGGCAAAACTTCTCATTACATCAACACGTATGGTGTTCACACGTTGCACGGAAGGGTTTTGACGTTTGCACAAGGCGCAAAAATCGCAAATCCCGACCTGACTGTAGTCGCAGTAGGTGGCGACGGTGATGGATTGGGAATCGGTGCAGGTCACTTTGTTGCAGCTGGGCGAAGAAATGTGGACATGACTTACATAATTTTTGACAATGGCGTGTATGGCTTGACAAAGGGACAGGCCTCTCCTACCCTAAAGCTTGGAGAGAAGACAAAATCACTGCCTTCACCAAACACTAATTCCAACGTCAATCCCATCGGATTGGCAATTGCAAGCGGCTTTACATTTGTGGCTCGTGGCTACTCTTATGATGTTCGACATCTAAAAGACCTGATTGTTCAGGCAGTTCAACACAAGGGTCTGTCGTTTCTCGATGTCTTGCAACCTTGTCCTACATACAATGATCTTAACACACGTGACTGGTATGCTGGAACTGATCTGGTTGACGAGGCGCAAAAACGACACTCAAGAATCTACAAACTGGAGGATCAGGAATTTGAACCCGTGGTACACTACAATTCCGAAGTTGAAGTCAACGAGAAGCTGTCTCAAGCATTGATTAAATCCCTTGAATGGGGAAACAAAATTCCTACTGGTGTCTTTTACAAGAATAGTCTCGTTTCTCCTTATACTGAAAGATTAAAAGATAAAATTCCAAATTATCTGGAAAATCCTCCTGCAAAACAAAATATCTCAAAAAATGGTCGGTCAAATACTGATATCTCAAAAATATTAGATTCTCTTGAAGTATAGATTCTGCGTCTAACGTGTATTGTACTGAGGAGTCATGATTATCATGATTGGTTTATTCAAAGATATTTTTCTCTCACCTGCAAAACTGCAAATGTCTTGAACCAAACCGTTCATTTCACAATTCGTGTCGTCGTTATTGGCATGGCAAATCATGCTTGGTAGATGAAAACTAACTCACTAAAACATTGTAAGGCCAAGAAATTGATTTATTGATGTGTTGGAATGAATGGAATCAAAATAAGATGAACTATGTACACTGCTTAATCTGCCATGAAAATGTTTTACGTGTTTTCTTTCCAAACGTCTCCAAGAAACGTGTATCTCTTGCTTTTTGATGAAGCCGTGTCCAGACGCCATCTTATTGAATTCGAATCGAATTTGTATACTATCTCGGAAATATCCGATGGAGTTTTTTTAGGATCCAGATGATATTGTAACAATTCCAAAACAAAATCAATTTTTTCCAACGCGTTATCAAACCATTGCTTGTCTTCGATGTCGATGGTGAAAACTATTCTTGGATTTCCTGAAAAATTGATTCTGATTTTTAAGGCATTTCCACTTCCTCTTCTTCTTTTCATTTCTTTGAACACTGCCTTGATTTTTTCCCAACGCTTGAACCCAAACCATTGGAAAAATTCTTCATTAAACTGAAGGGGAATGTCAATATTCATGAAACTCACAAATCTTTCGTCATCTTGTTCAATCTCGTCTTGAATGACGGTAAAATGAGAATTTAAGAATCCGTATATCACTTCGATTTCCCATGGTGAAATTCCATAATATTGTAATGTCGTCTTGACGTTTTCTGACAATGTTTTGAGATATTGAAAATTGTAATTAAATCTTCAAATTCTGCCCGACTGGTCCAAATATGTCTTAAAATTAAAATTACATGGAGATTGTTGCTATTTTAGACATGAAAAAAGAATTTGTAGTAAAAAGCATTGATTCAGCTCCTGATGGTGCGCCATACGTGGTCGTCTCACTGTCATCAATCAAGGATCTCAAGGAAGGCAATCAAAATCCGCCTGCTCCTTTTGGAAGCCCAAAGGTAATGGGATTTTCGAACATGAATGACATGATGAAGGATCTAAATAAGATGATGTCTGGAATGGGTGGCGGAATGGGAATGCAGTCCGGAGTCACTCAACTAAAGCTTGAGATGCACGAGTACAAGGATATGGGCCTTTCAGTTGGGGACAAGGTCTTTCTGGAATTGAGCAAGGCTGAAACCCTTGGTGTCTAGACTTACCAGATTGTGTTGAAATATTTCCAACCATAAAATGCAGCAATAGTTCCGATTACGAATAGCATTGGTTTCCATGCAAATACTGGAATGCTTGGAATTGCAAGCTTTACCTTGTAGTTGTCCGCAATGGCTTTGACATTTTTCTTAATCTTGTCGTGCCAAATGCTGTAATCAACCTGATATTTTTTCAAAATTTCTTCCACCTCGTATACTACCGGTGTCCTTTGTGAAAACAAGTGTTGCAGGTAATCTCTGGAAACTTCGACCTCTGCATGAATTCCTATCAGACCTTTTTTCAGATCAACCATTCTGACATGCATCTCCCATGGCTTTTTCAGTTTCAAATTAAGGCCACTTCCAATCTGATCCGGTTGCTTGTGCTCTAGCTTTACTTTGGTAAATCCCTCTGCTGCAAAAATTTTTGTCAACTCATCAAAGTTTTTTTTTACCACGATGTGGAGCTGCTCGACTCCGTCTTTACTGTCAATGTTAATTCTGTGTTTGATTCCGTCAAAGAATGAGACTGTCTTGGGATAGGTGGTAAGATACTCCATTAGCTTTTTCATCAAATTCCTCTATTTAAAGCAGAACCGGCTAGTCTTCAGTTTTCATGGAATTTGACAATCCCCTTACGTACACGCACTGATCGGGTGATATGGCCATCTCTGAGGGATTGATTTTTCTGTCAGTAAGCCTCGCATCTGAATTTCTCACTATTGCAAACGGTTTGGATTCTGCTCCCTCTCCCATCTTGTGATTTGCTATTGTTGCAAGGTTGTCCACTACTGCTTGAAATGTGACCTTTAGCGGATTGCCGTCCAGATCCTTTTTTGATCTCATGTCCAAAACCGGTTCAATTCCTGCACATGATATTGCAACCCCTGACGTGCCGATTCTGGCAGGCATCAGCCTGCTATCGACCAAAATTATTCCCACATGGATGAAAAACTTCAAGAAAATTTTTCTTCGAATTTCCTCTGCGATGAGATATGGTGATGTCGGATACAAGATGGCTTTACCCTTTTTTGCATTTGATTTATCAATTCCTGCATTTGGTGCCATGATGTTGTTTGATGAGGTGATTACAAATCCTCCAATTCCTCCAAAAATTTTGTCAGACTCTCTGATTATTATTTCAGCAATTTCAGGTTTTAATCGAAATTCCTTTGAAATTTCCATGCCTTTTTTTGAGGCTCTGACATTCTCAAGATCTACGATCCTTCCTTGCGAGTTTGAGATGTACTTCGTTGAGATGACCAGCACGTCTCCCTCTATCAATTTAGAATGATTTTTTTCTAAAGTTTTTAACAATGTCTTAAAAACATCGAATTGCTTTTCCATTCTTTCTGCCAGCAGGGGCAAAACCGTTAACTGCACGATATTGTGAGCATTTTTTGCTTTTTTACTGTTCTGAAATCATATCTTTCAAATTCTAACGTGCTTGATTTTGGATAAAATGTATGATGATGTATCTTATTGCATGATGGTGAATATCATCCAACAGGCACATTTTTTATTGATTTTACATGTTAGTTCTGAATTCTGAAGATGGATTCTGAAAAGCTTTTAATCTGCATAAACAAGTTTTTTGATTATGAACATTGTGGAGAAGATTCTTGCCCGTGGAGCCGGAAAATCTTCAGTTTCTCCCGATGATGTAGTTTTTGCCCATGTAGATAAAGTGATGATGCATGATGTCTCGGGACCTGGGGTGATTAAGGTATTTGATAAACTAAAGAAACAAGGAATATCTGTTGACAAACTATGGGATCCTACCAAAGTTTGGGTAGCTGAAGATCATTTTGTTCCATCGGCAGAAAAAATGTCCGCTGAAAATATTGTAAAACTATCAAACTTTACAAAACAATATGGAATTGAAAAGCATTTCAAGTACGGGATGGGCCAATATGGAATTTGTCATACTATATCCCATGAGGAGGCCATGGTGATGCCCGGCGATGTATATGTCGGAGGTGATTCTCACACAAATACCACTGGTGCCTTGGGGGCTTTTGCTTGCGGTTTGGGACATACAGACATTGCTTATATTTTACTAAATGGACAAATTTGGTTTAAGGTTCCTGAAACTTTTTACTTTAAGCTAAATGGAAAATTACCTGATCATGTAATGGCAAAGGATCTAATTTTGAAGATTGTTGGAGAAATTGGAACGGATGGTGGAGCATATCAAACGATGCAATTTGGAGGTAGTGGCATAGATGAAATGTCTGTGGAAAGCAGGTTGACTTTGTGTAATATGACAACTGAAGCTGGAGCAAAGAACGGAATTGTAGAACCTGATCAAAAAGTCGTAGATTATCTGTCTCAGCGTGGAGCAATAAACATCAATTTGATTAAGGGTGATGACGATGCTGAATATTCTAAGATCTTTGAATTTGAAGGTTCTGAAATGGAACCGACCGTTGCAAAACCCTTTTCTCCAGATAATACGTGCGTTGTTCGGGAAGCACCGTCTGTTGAATTAGACAAGTCCTACATTGGATCTTGCACTGGTGCAAAATATGAAGATTTGGAGGCTGCCGCAAGAATACTCAAGGGAAGAAAAGTAAAGATTCGGACAGAAGTTTTACCTGCTGCAATTTCGATTTATCAGCGTGCCATGGAAAATGGATTGCTAAAAATTTTTCTTGATGCCGGCGTGACTGTTGGACCTCCAACTTGCGGAGCCTGCTGTGGTGCACATATGGGGGTATTGGCAAAAGATGAAATTTGTATAAGCACCACAAACAGAAATTTCCCTGGAAGGATGGGTCATGTGGAATCTCAAACATACCTTGCATCTCCATTGGTGGCCGCAGCCTCAGCCGTAACTGGAAAGCTTACTGATCCGAGGGATTTGCAATGAAAGGAAATATCATAAAATATGATCGAGACAATATTGATACTGACGTAATCATTCCAGGTCAGTATCTTAAGGTGCATGATTATGCAGAGCTTGCAACGCATGCCATGGAAGGACTGGATCCTGATTTTCATTCCAAAGTTAAAGAAGGTGATTTTATTTTATCTGGTAAGAATTTTGGATGTGGTTCGTCTCGTGAGCATGCGCCTATTGCATTATCTCATTCAGGAATAAAGGCAGTCTTGGCATTGTCGTTTGCACGAATCTTTTATCGTAATGCTGTGGATGGCGCATTTTTGCTACCTATTGAGATTGAGCAGGATGCATATGATGGTATTTCTGAAGGTGACGAGGTCACAATAGATGTTTCTGCAAATGAGATTAAAAATATTACAAAAAATCAGACATACAAGATGAAGCCATTTTCAGAAATTATTGGCAAGATAATTGCTGCTGGTGGACTGTTCAAGTATAAACTCGATCAGGATTAAAATGGGAAAAACTCTTTTTGAAAAAATTTGGGAATCTCATGTTATTGTTGAAAAACAAAATAATCCCTCCCTGATCTATATTGACCGACATCTTGTTCATGAAGTGACCTCTCCACAGGCTTTTGACGGATTACGAATTAACAATAGAAGAGTTAGACGGCCTGATCTCACCGTTGCCACTATGGATCACAATGTTCCAACAACTGATCATTCGCTTCCAATATTGGATCAAACATCATCTATACAAATACAGACATTGGAAAAAAATTGTAAAGATTTCGGCATAAAATTATTTGACATTACCAGTCCCAATCAGGGCATTGTGCATGTGATAGGTCCTGAATTGGGAATTACATTGCCTGGTGCCACAATTGTTTGTGGTGACAGTCATACATCCACACATGGGGCATTTGGGGCACTGGCGTTGGGAATTGGAACTAGTGATGTTGAACATGTCTTGGCATCTCAGACTATGTGGCTTGAAAAACCCACTCCCTTTGAAATTCGAATTGAGGGCAAACGAAAAAACCCTGATGCTGTAACCGCAAAAGACATTGTACTGTCCATAATCAAAAATATTGGAACTGGGGGTGGTACTGGAACCGTGGTTGAATATCGTGGTGAAGGGATCACTGATCTTTCAATGGAGCAAAGAATGACCATTTGCAATATGTCCATTGAGGCAGGTGCCCGTGCAGGCCTGATTGCACCAGATGAAAAAACCTTTGACTATCTTAGAG
Coding sequences within it:
- the leuD gene encoding 3-isopropylmalate dehydratase small subunit (catalyzes the isomerization between 2-isopropylmalate and 3-isopropylmalate in leucine biosynthesis), whose translation is MKGNIIKYDRDNIDTDVIIPGQYLKVHDYAELATHAMEGLDPDFHSKVKEGDFILSGKNFGCGSSREHAPIALSHSGIKAVLALSFARIFYRNAVDGAFLLPIEIEQDAYDGISEGDEVTIDVSANEIKNITKNQTYKMKPFSEIIGKIIAAGGLFKYKLDQD
- the leuC gene encoding 3-isopropylmalate dehydratase large subunit; the encoded protein is MGKTLFEKIWESHVIVEKQNNPSLIYIDRHLVHEVTSPQAFDGLRINNRRVRRPDLTVATMDHNVPTTDHSLPILDQTSSIQIQTLEKNCKDFGIKLFDITSPNQGIVHVIGPELGITLPGATIVCGDSHTSTHGAFGALALGIGTSDVEHVLASQTMWLEKPTPFEIRIEGKRKNPDAVTAKDIVLSIIKNIGTGGGTGTVVEYRGEGITDLSMEQRMTICNMSIEAGARAGLIAPDEKTFDYLRDRKYTPKNYETLVDSWRDDLKTDNDAKFEKQFTLHIDDIAPQVSWGTNPGMTCDVTETIPSPDEFSKGDSNQKKGAEKALDYMNLEPGTAIEDIKIDRVFIGSCTNARLEDLVSASKVIKGQKISSAVNAMVVPGSQMVKKQAEEMGLDKIFIDANFEWREAGCSMCLGMNPDILSPGERCASTSNRNFEGRQGTGGRTHLVSPVMAAAAAIKGHFVDVRKMDLN